From Methanosarcina lacustris Z-7289, one genomic window encodes:
- a CDS encoding universal stress protein, translating to MNEDLFKKILIPTDGSENAKKAVAYGINIARATGAEVCAMYVVSTENAGTARTVMGWAGAFEEYLANQGGVATAYVEKLGKEAGVKVEPMYLKGSPAEKILEYAEESNIDLIVMGTQGLTGVQRFLIGSVAENVLRHSKVPVMIVR from the coding sequence ATGAATGAAGATCTTTTCAAAAAAATCTTGATCCCAACAGATGGTTCAGAAAACGCCAAAAAAGCAGTTGCTTATGGAATAAACATTGCTCGGGCAACAGGAGCTGAAGTATGTGCCATGTATGTTGTTTCTACCGAGAACGCCGGAACCGCACGAACAGTTATGGGCTGGGCCGGGGCATTTGAAGAATATCTTGCAAATCAGGGAGGAGTTGCAACTGCCTATGTAGAAAAGCTTGGAAAAGAAGCCGGAGTTAAAGTGGAGCCTATGTACCTGAAAGGCAGCCCGGCTGAAAAAATCCTTGAATATGCAGAGGAAAGCAATATTGACCTGATAGTAATGGGTACACAGGGTCTGACAGGAGTCCAGAGATTCCTTATCGGCAGTGTGGCAGAGAATGTGCTCAGGCACTCAAAAGTTCCTGTAATGATTGTCAGGTAA